The following proteins come from a genomic window of Salvia hispanica cultivar TCC Black 2014 chromosome 4, UniMelb_Shisp_WGS_1.0, whole genome shotgun sequence:
- the LOC125221871 gene encoding LOW QUALITY PROTEIN: protein OBERON 4-like (The sequence of the model RefSeq protein was modified relative to this genomic sequence to represent the inferred CDS: deleted 2 bases in 1 codon; substituted 2 bases at 2 genomic stop codons): protein MKRLRSSDDLHSYGEKGALKDWGRREDEAAPQRSSSSLHRSSYYRPSESGRKVLSSSTARYDRLEDERESSKLIRKRPDYDLESYERRKSYDRHKDGNGNGSGNDRGILSSSPRAGYGMDQMYRSQSFSAPRRDFPKGFRSERDRPKREGIGASWRRFGSGKDVDDGARSGSEASRGTRVESKEVGKAKSPQGFRDAKSPAWSKDSGSERSKSVECKKSEEMQVESGGPSSEREEGELEPDPQPDVPLAKPIEEEAADKQTSPKKQLHNEPQAENEISLEKASSSSVEKGNMTKGDSCDEQAVDRQSKEAEDVISQNADLPDYRDTSIQAVMENRDDNDAKGENQGGDLARDDGTEGCLEEVADSRCDEKLSTLQEQQEDRIVNNQVNADDVEVAGSVQAMGKNELPTTEKAAPSMKDKGKSVALLPSDGILLTENLEVDNKPKDLIESRDIEMEGPSTRGFQFFSTDPIKKPEKVEQSTHSKPNDDKLALDLSLSLPNVLLPIGSQRQAPGSPSHTRSVQSFASSFRTNSDGFTASMSFSGSHQFTHNPSCSLTHNALDYEKSVGSKPLFQGVDWKALSLEEAKSKEGSAYQGMPSRENVLNQQSQVSQGNSSGQAAQQNMRVTGGSSKMPIGLERQFSSKQLSGAQGFGTYDHGPEYLKDHRQSRTEKDSGSLEMNNGRDSKDQDLGVGTDLAESIVTMIVSEPIHTMARRFNDMNAKHVPSIKEFARDIISNPVKQWQLSALQKALQKRSDVTLDMLLNANRTQLEILVALKTGLREFVLPKYDIATSDLAEIFLNMRCRNLNCRSLLPVDECDCKICSQRSDFCRDCMCLVCSKFDMASNTCSWVGCDVCLHWCHADCGLRESHIRNGRSASGAQGTTEMQFYCVACDHPSEMFGFVKEVFQNFIKEWTAENLSRELEYVRRIFYASEDVRGKQLHEIAVRMLSRLANRSDFQEVQSHIINFFTGMFALPSHSNMHYIAAERASYELTCSGQAXKXKYNLFCSTVYPEKAPLLGDPVDLIHDYDTNKNDKYTVNMDIPKIAQKEPIFDELESIVRIKQAEAKMFQQRAEDARKESEALKRISVTKSERIEEEYTSRITKLRLAEAEEMRKQKVEELQALERGYHEYFSMKMRMETDIKDLLLKMEATRRNLRT from the exons ATGAAGAGGTTGAGGTCCAGTGATGATCTGCACTCGTACGGGGAGAAGGGTGCTCTGAAAGATTGGGGGAGAAGAGAAGATGAGGCTGCTCCCCAGCGTTCATCTTCGTCTTTGCACAGGAGCTCTTACTACAGACCATCTGAGAGTGGGAGGAAGGTCTTATCCTCATCAACAGCCAGGTATGATCGGTTAGAAGATGAGAGGGAGAGTTCAAAGTTGATTAGGAAGAGGCCGGATTATGATTTGGAGAGTTATGAGAGGAGAAAGAGTTATGATCGCCATAAAGACGGGAATGGGAATGGGAGTGGGAACGATAGAGGGATATTGAGCTCATCGCCGAGGGCTGGTTATGGAATGGATCAGATGTATCGTTCTCAGAGCTTTTCTGCGCCTAGGAGAGACTTTCCCAAGGGGTTTAGGTCGGAGAGGGATAGGCCTAAAAGGGAGGGTATTGGTGCATCGTGGAGGAGATTCGGTAGTGGGAAAGATGTTGATGACGGGGCCAGGAGTGGCAGTGAGGCAAGTAGAGGAACTAGAGTGGAATCAAAGGAAGTTGGGAAGGCAAAGTCTCCCCAGGGATTCAGAGATGCAAAATCTCCAGCCTGGTCCAAGGATTCAGGAAGTGAGCGATCAAAGAGTGTTGAATGCAAGAAGTCTGAAGAAATGcaagtagagagtggcggtcCAAGCAGTGAACGAGAAGAAGGAGAGCTGGAACCTGATCCTCAACCCGATGTGCCTCTTGCGAAGCCAATTGAAGAGGAAGCTGCTGATAAACAGACTTCGCCTAAGAAGCAGCTCCATAATGAACCCCAGGCTGAAAACGAAATTTCACTGGAAAAGGCGAGTTCCTCATCAGTAGAAAAGGGGAACATGACTAAAGGGGACAGCTGTGACGAGCAAGCTGTAGACAGACAATCTAAGGAGGCTGAAGATGTTATTAGCCAAAATGCTGACTTGCCTGATTATCGGGATACGTCAATCCAAGCGGTGATGGAAAATAGAGATGATAATGATGCAAAAGGAGAAAATCAAGGTGGTGACCTTGCAAGGGATGATGGAACTGAAGGCTGCTTGGAGGAGGTTGCAGATAGCAGATGTGATGAGAAACTATCAACTTTACAGGAGCAACAGGAAGACAGGATTGTTAACAATCAAGTCAATGCAGATGATGTGGAAGTGGCAGGAAGTGTCCAGGCAATGGGCAAAAACGAGTTGCCTACTACAGAGAAAGCAGCCCCAAGTATGAAAGACAAGGGCAAAAGTGTTGCTTTATTGCCCTCTGATGGTATTCTCCTCACAGAGAATTTGGAGGTTGATAACAAACCAAAGGACCTCATAGAAAGTAGAGACATTGAAATGGAAGGCCCAAGTACCAGGGGATTCCAGTTTTTCTCAACTGATCCAATTAAAAAGCCAGAGAAAGTGGAGCAATCAACTCATAGTAAGCCTAACGATGATAAATTGGCTCTTGACCTTTCTCTTAGCTTGCCAAATGTATTATTGCCAATTGGTTCTCAGAGACAAGCTCCGGGTTCTCCTAGTCATACAAGGAGTGTTCAATCATTTGCTAGCTCGTTTCGAACAAATTCTGATGGGTTTACAGCTTCAATGTCGTTTTCTGGGTCCCATCAGTTTACTCACAACCCTAGCTGTTCTCTGACTCATAATGCACTTGATTACGAGAAATCTGTTGGTAGCAAGCCACTATTTCAAGGGGTGGACTGGAAAGCCTTGTCTTTGGAGGAGGCTAAGAGTAAGGAGGGTTCTGCTTATCAAGGAATGCCATCAAGAGAAAATGTCTTGAATCAGCAGTCTCAAGTATCCCAAGGCAACTCCAGTGGACAAGCTGCCCAGCAAAATATGAGAGTTACTGGAGGAAGCTCCAAGATGCCGATTGGTCTTGAAAGGCAATTTAGTAGTAAACAGTTGTCTGGAGCTCAAGGTTTTGGCACTTATGATCATGGACCAGAATATTTGAAAGACCACAGGCAATCTCGGACTGAGAAAGATTCAGGTAGTTTAGAAATGAACAATGGCAGGGATAGTAAAGATCAAGACTTGGGAGTTGGCACTGACCTTGCTGAGTCTATAGTCACCATGATTGTCTCTGAACCAATACATACAATGGCTCGGAGGTTTAATGACATGAATGCGAAGCACGTTCCATCTATTAAAGAGTTTGCCCGTGATATAATCTCAAACCCTGTAAAGCAGTGGCAGTTGAGTGCTTTGCAGAAGGCATTACAGAAGAGGTCAGACGTTACTCTGGATATGCTACTAAATGCAAATCGTACCCAGTTGGAGATATTGGTGGCTTTGAAAACAGGGCTTCGTGAATTTGTTCTGCCGAAATATGATATCGCAACCTCAGATTTGGCAGAAATATTTCTCAATATGCGATGTAGAAATCTCAATTGCCGCAGTCTTCTTCCTGTGGATGAATGTGACTGCAAAATATGTTCGCAGCGGAGTGACTTTTGCAGGGATTGCATGTGTCTTGTGTGTTCAAAGTTTGACATGGCATCTAACACCTGTAGTTGGGTTGGTTGTGATGTATGCTTACATTGGTGCCATGCAGATTGTGGGTTACGAGAATCTCATATAAGAAATGGTCGCAGTGCATCCGGTGCTCAAGGCACCACAGAAATGCAGTTCTACTGTGTTGCCTGTGATCATCCCTCTGAGATGTTTGGTTTTGTAAAGGAAGTTTTTCAGAACTTCATCAAAGAGTGGACTGCAGAAAATCTTTCTAGAGAACTTGAATATGTGAGAAGAATATTTTACGCCAGTGAGGATGTTAGAGGGAAACAACTCCATGAAATTGCTGTGCGGATGCTGTCTAGATTGGCTAACAGATCAGATTTTCAGGAGGTGCAGAGTCATATAATAAACTTTTTCACTGGTATGTTTGCTCTACCTTCTCATTCcaacatgcattatattgcaGCTGAAAGAGCATCTTATGAACTTACGTGTAGTGGGCAAGcctaaaagtaaaaatac aatctcTTTTGCTCTACTGTTTATCCAGAAAAGGCTCCTCTCTTGGGAGATCCGGTCGATTTAATCCATGACTACGACACCAATAAGAATGATAAATACACAGTGAACATGGATATCCCAAAAATTGCCCAAAAAGAGCCTATATTTGATGAACTGGAGAGCATTGTGAGAATCAAACAGGCTGAGGCTAAGATGTTTCAACAACGTGCAGAGGATGCAAGAAAGGAATCTGAAGCTCTGAAACGCATTTCAGTGACCAAAAGCgaaagaattgaagaagaatACACAAGCCGGATAACCAAACTTCGTTTGGCTGAAGCTGAGGAGATGCGAAAGCAGAAGGTGGAAGAGCTCCAGGCTCTCGAAAGAGGCTATCACGAATACTTCAGTATGAAAATGAGGATGGAAACAGATATCAAGGATCTTCTTTTGAAGATGGAAGCAACAAGAAGGAATCTCAGGACATGA